The Castanea sativa cultivar Marrone di Chiusa Pesio chromosome 11, ASM4071231v1 genome contains a region encoding:
- the LOC142614996 gene encoding uncharacterized protein LOC142614996 produces the protein MGLHSKRSEKAQDIDSDFENFDDFDEDMDNGNLTLGHEEEEEEEADYEDEEGEAKNGDEEMEQLEEEYKNLKHQEIDIFNDLKRHKDEDLLKGQAVKNQKVLWDKALELRLLVQKAFSSANRLPQEPVRFSFCNSDEGVNTAYSDLVTSSKNTLDSLLELQEALLEKNPSIAESSDGNSERSSKHSEASKNSNVEGDEDWSRVSQLHLRIASFRDKSIDKWQRKTEVATGAAAIKGKLHAFNQNISEQVADYMRDPSRMLKQMQLRRSTVSVFGTDPDRENSAKGEEVQADGDPELLDDSEFYTQLLKEFLETNDPKSSDFYALKRLQTKKRKIVDRRASKSRKIRYNVHEKIVNFMAPQTMDLPPMAPKLFENLFGLKTQPASVV, from the exons ATGGGTTTACATTCGAAGCGGTCGGAAAAAGCGCAAGACATCGACAGTGATTTCGAAAATTTCGATGATTTTGATGAAGACATGGACAACGGGAATCTAACt TTGGggcatgaagaagaagaagaagaagaagctgattatgaagatgaagaaggagAAGCTAAAAATGGAGATGAGGAGATGGAACAGCTAGAAGAAGAGTATAAGAATCTTAAGCACCAGGAAAT AgatatttttaatgatttgaaGCGTCACAAGGATGAAGATCTTCTTAAGGGTCAGGCAGTGAAGAATCAAAAG GTTCTCTGGGACAAAGCTCTGGAGCTCAGATTGTTAGTTCAGAAAGCATTCTCAAGTGCAAATAGATTACCCCAG GAGCCCGTTAGGTTTTCATTCTGTAATTCAGATGAGGGTGTCAATACAGCATATTCAGACCTCGTTACCTCATCTAAGAATACTTTAGATTCCCTATTGGAACTACAAGAG GCTTTGCTTGAGAAGAATCCTTCTATTGCTGAATCCTCAGATG GTAATTCTGAAAGATCATCCAAGCATTCAGAAGCTTCTAAGAACTCAAATGTTGAAGGTGACGAAGATTGGTCAAGGGTTTCTCAATTGCATTTGAG AATAGCTTCCTTCAGAGACAAATCAATAGACAAGTGGCAGAGGAAGACAGAGGTGGCAACTGGTGCTGCTGCTATTAAAGGAAAATTGCATGCTTTTAATCAG AATATTAGTGAGCAAGTTGCTGATTATATGAGAGATCCAAGTAGAATGCTCAAGCAGATGCAACTGAGGAGATCAACAGTCAGTGTATTTGGGACT GATCCTGACAGGGAGAATAGCGCTAAGGGAGAG gaagtacaagctgatGGTGATCCAGAACTTTTGGATGACTCTGAATTTTACACGCAATTACTGAAGGAATTCTTAGAGACGAATGACCCAAAATCATCTG ACTTTTATGCTTTGAAAAGGTTGCAAACTAAGAAGAGAAAGATCGTTGATCGGCGTGCCTCAAAGAGTCGCAAGATAAG GTATAATGTTCATGAAAAGATTGTCAATTTCATGGCTCCTCAGACTATGGATCTTCCTCCTATGGCTCCTAAATTATTTGAGAATTTGTTTGGGTTGAAGACCCAACCAGCATCTGTTGTCTAG